One genomic window of Clostridioides sp. ES-S-0054-01 includes the following:
- the ispD gene encoding 2-C-methyl-D-erythritol 4-phosphate cytidylyltransferase gives MYSVIIVAAGSGRRMNLDINKQFIKLREKEIIAHTIQVFYENINIDEIVVCIKKEEEDFFKENIINKYNFKNIKIAYGGKERQDSIYNGLKKLDKNCDIVLIHDGARPFVDHRIINESIKMAKEKKAVVVGVPVSDTIKIVSDGTVQETPERSLLWAAQTPQTFEYNLIIDAYEQAYKNNYYGTDDSMLVENIGQSVTMVMGSYENIKITSPEDLNIAEQILNMEKRDEVNSRRRII, from the coding sequence ATGTATAGTGTTATAATTGTTGCGGCAGGAAGTGGAAGGAGAATGAACTTAGATATAAACAAACAGTTCATAAAATTAAGAGAAAAAGAAATTATTGCTCATACAATTCAAGTTTTTTATGAAAATATAAATATAGATGAAATAGTGGTGTGTATAAAAAAAGAAGAAGAGGATTTTTTTAAGGAAAATATAATAAATAAGTATAACTTTAAAAATATAAAAATAGCATATGGTGGAAAAGAAAGGCAGGATTCAATATATAATGGCTTAAAAAAATTAGATAAAAATTGTGATATAGTACTTATCCATGATGGAGCAAGACCATTTGTAGACCATAGAATAATTAATGAATCTATAAAGATGGCTAAAGAAAAAAAGGCTGTGGTTGTAGGCGTTCCAGTAAGTGATACTATAAAGATAGTGTCAGATGGGACAGTACAAGAAACTCCAGAAAGAAGTTTATTGTGGGCAGCCCAAACTCCTCAAACCTTTGAATATAATCTCATAATAGATGCTTATGAACAAGCATATAAGAACAATTATTATGGTACTGATGATTCAATGTTGGTGGAAAATATAGGGCAAAGTGTTACTATGGTAATGGGCTCTTATGAAAACATAAAAATAACTAGTCCAGAAGATTTAAATATAGCAGAACAAATATTAAATATGGAAAAAAGGGATGAAGTTAACAGTAGAAGGAGAATTATATGA
- a CDS encoding PTS galactitol transporter subunit IIC (with GatAB forms a phosphoenolpyruvate-dependent sugar phosphotransferase transporter for galactitol; subunit IIC forms the translocation channel and contains the substrate binding site), protein MEGLYMEILNFIVGLGAQVMMPIIICIFGLMLGTKLGKSLRAGLTVGVGFIGLNTIIALLTDNLGPATQQMVKNLGLSLSIIDVGWPAASAIAFASTVGALIIPIGLVVNIVMLITNTTQTVDVDIWDYWHFAFTGALVAGATQSVMWGVFAAVANMVIVLVMADLTAPGIEEYLGMPGISLPHGFTQAFVPIAIVVNKLLDLIPGINKIEINADTLQKKFGLFGEPLIMGSVIGVIIGIAAKYDIKGILQLGVTMGAVLILIPKMAALLMEGLLPVSEAAQEFIEKRFKNRGKIYIGLDSAVGIGHPVTLSVALVLVPLTILIAAILPGNKVLPFADLAVIPFALVLIVPITKGNVFRTLVIGILIITSGLLIATNLAPLFTQMALNASFKMPEGATMISSICDGANPLSWIFVKIMNYKVIGGVVFGVIALGMAIYNRNRIISENKKLSLEEEI, encoded by the coding sequence ATGGAGGGTCTTTATATGGAGATATTAAATTTCATTGTTGGTCTAGGCGCGCAAGTAATGATGCCGATAATAATATGTATTTTTGGTTTGATGTTAGGTACAAAACTAGGAAAATCTTTAAGGGCTGGTTTAACCGTGGGAGTTGGATTTATAGGTCTTAATACTATTATAGCCTTGCTAACAGATAACCTAGGTCCAGCTACACAACAAATGGTTAAGAATTTAGGGTTAAGTTTATCAATAATAGATGTAGGATGGCCAGCAGCATCGGCTATAGCTTTTGCATCAACAGTAGGGGCTTTAATTATTCCAATAGGTCTTGTGGTAAATATAGTTATGCTAATTACTAATACCACTCAAACTGTTGATGTAGATATATGGGACTATTGGCATTTTGCTTTTACAGGAGCTTTGGTGGCAGGAGCTACTCAAAGTGTAATGTGGGGAGTATTTGCAGCAGTAGCAAATATGGTAATTGTATTGGTAATGGCAGATTTAACTGCTCCAGGTATAGAGGAATATTTAGGGATGCCAGGTATATCTCTTCCTCATGGATTTACGCAGGCATTTGTTCCAATTGCTATAGTAGTAAATAAATTATTAGACCTAATACCAGGTATAAATAAGATTGAGATAAATGCTGATACATTGCAGAAAAAGTTTGGATTATTTGGAGAACCTTTAATAATGGGGTCTGTAATAGGTGTAATAATTGGTATTGCTGCGAAATATGATATAAAAGGTATATTACAATTAGGTGTAACTATGGGAGCTGTATTAATATTAATTCCAAAGATGGCAGCACTATTAATGGAAGGATTATTACCAGTATCAGAAGCTGCACAGGAATTTATTGAGAAGAGATTTAAAAATAGAGGTAAGATTTATATAGGTTTAGATTCAGCAGTAGGGATAGGTCATCCTGTTACATTATCAGTTGCATTAGTATTGGTTCCTTTGACTATACTCATAGCAGCTATATTACCAGGAAATAAAGTTTTGCCATTTGCAGATTTAGCAGTAATTCCGTTTGCACTTGTTTTAATTGTCCCAATTACAAAAGGAAATGTATTTAGAACATTAGTAATAGGAATACTTATAATTACTTCTGGATTATTAATAGCAACTAATTTAGCTCCATTATTTACTCAAATGGCTTTAAATGCTAGTTTTAAAATGCCTGAAGGAGCAACTATGATTTCAAGTATTTGTGATGGTGCGAATCCGTTAAGTTGGATATTTGTAAAAATTATGAATTATAAAGTTATTGGAGGAGTAGTTTTTGGAGTTATAGCTTTAGGAATGGCTATTTACAATAGAAATAGGATAATAAGTGAAAATAAAAAACTATCTCTAGAAGAAGAAATATAA
- a CDS encoding 2-C-methyl-D-erythritol 2,4-cyclodiphosphate synthase, giving the protein MRIGLGYDVHKLTEGRKLIIGGVEIPHDKGLLGHSDADVLIHAIMDSILGALALGDIGKHFPDTDEEYKGANSMKLLEYVYNLTVSKGYKIGNIDSTIIAQSPKMAPYIESMRKNISKALNTDIDNINIKATTEEGLGFTGAKQGIASQSICLLLLTSQNN; this is encoded by the coding sequence ATGAGAATAGGGTTAGGATATGATGTGCACAAATTAACAGAGGGTAGAAAACTTATAATTGGTGGAGTAGAGATACCACATGATAAAGGTTTATTAGGTCATTCTGATGCTGATGTATTGATACATGCAATAATGGATTCTATTTTAGGTGCTTTAGCTTTAGGAGATATAGGGAAGCATTTCCCAGATACAGATGAAGAATATAAGGGAGCAAATAGTATGAAGTTATTAGAATATGTATATAATCTAACAGTAAGCAAAGGATATAAAATCGGAAACATAGATAGTACTATAATTGCTCAAAGCCCTAAGATGGCTCCATATATTGAAAGCATGAGAAAAAACATATCAAAAGCTTTAAATACGGATATTGATAATATAAACATAAAGGCAACTACAGAAGAAGGTCTTGGTTTTACAGGAGCAAAACAAGGTATAGCATCACAAAGTATTTGTTTATTATTGTTGACAAGTCAGAATAATTAA
- a CDS encoding PTS sugar transporter subunit IIB: protein MGVSNVTKKILVACGTGVCTSTIAINKLKKALQDIGKLDMVNITQCKVVEVASKAPDYDLIICTTQVSSSIKTPVINGLPFLTGVGMDKLIKDVLEKLEL, encoded by the coding sequence ATGGGGGTGAGTAATGTGACTAAAAAGATATTAGTTGCATGTGGAACAGGAGTATGTACTTCAACAATTGCTATAAACAAATTAAAGAAAGCGCTTCAAGACATTGGTAAATTGGATATGGTTAATATTACACAATGTAAAGTAGTAGAAGTTGCATCAAAAGCACCTGACTATGATTTAATAATTTGTACTACACAAGTATCTAGTAGTATAAAAACACCTGTGATAAATGGATTGCCTTTTTTAACTGGTGTCGGAATGGATAAATTAATCAAGGATGTATTGGAAAAGTTAGAATTATAA
- a CDS encoding class II aldolase/adducin family protein — protein sequence MLLEKLRKEVLQASLDLLNYKLVTLTGGNVSGRDEETGYIAITPSGMDYRNLIASDIVIVDIEGNTVDGKWKASVDLPDHLYIYKHREDINSIIHTHSTYSSCFAILNESIACASTTLANEVGGAVPVAKFAPPTSNKMGKCVVEAIGNKRACLLANHGVIAVGPSVGHALTAAVMLEDSAKVYYLAKSIGTPVLLPDEEIQRARDVFFNVYGQDK from the coding sequence ATGTTGTTGGAGAAATTGAGAAAAGAAGTATTACAGGCATCTTTAGACCTTTTAAATTATAAGTTGGTGACACTAACAGGCGGAAATGTAAGTGGAAGAGATGAAGAAACTGGATATATAGCAATTACCCCAAGTGGAATGGACTATAGAAACCTTATAGCAAGTGATATTGTTATAGTGGATATAGAGGGAAACACTGTAGATGGAAAATGGAAAGCATCAGTGGATTTGCCAGACCACTTATATATATATAAACATAGAGAAGATATAAATAGTATAATTCATACACACTCTACATACTCAAGTTGTTTTGCTATTTTAAATGAGTCTATAGCATGTGCAAGTACAACTCTTGCAAATGAAGTAGGGGGCGCGGTACCTGTCGCAAAATTTGCACCACCAACATCTAACAAAATGGGGAAATGTGTTGTTGAAGCAATTGGAAACAAAAGAGCGTGTCTTTTAGCAAATCATGGTGTAATAGCAGTTGGCCCATCTGTAGGACATGCCCTTACAGCAGCTGTAATGTTGGAAGATTCAGCAAAAGTATATTACTTGGCAAAATCAATTGGCACACCAGTATTATTGCCAGACGAAGAAATTCAAAGAGCTAGAGATGTATTTTTTAATGTATATGGTCAAGATAAGTAA
- a CDS encoding PTS sugar transporter subunit IIA: protein MESMQIISSNLIFKGIEVSNNEDALKFLGQRLFDKQYVKESYIQAVVSREKKYATGLPTEIYGVAIPHTDIVHVNEPGIAIGILDKPVKFIMMGTDDTEIDVKVIFMLAVKEPQEQLQLLEKLMTIFQDESMLNNIVDLNEESVSNLLNSKLKN from the coding sequence ATGGAGTCAATGCAAATAATTAGTAGTAATTTAATTTTTAAAGGTATAGAAGTATCTAACAATGAAGATGCATTAAAGTTTTTGGGACAACGTTTGTTTGATAAACAGTATGTAAAAGAAAGCTACATACAGGCTGTTGTATCAAGAGAGAAAAAGTATGCTACAGGGTTACCAACAGAAATATATGGAGTGGCAATACCACATACAGATATAGTACATGTAAATGAGCCAGGTATAGCAATTGGAATACTGGATAAACCTGTAAAATTTATAATGATGGGTACAGATGATACTGAAATTGATGTAAAGGTTATATTTATGTTAGCAGTGAAAGAGCCACAAGAACAATTGCAATTATTAGAAAAACTCATGACTATATTTCAAGATGAGAGTATGTTAAATAATATTGTTGACTTAAATGAAGAAAGTGTGAGTAATTTATTAAACTCTAAACTGAAAAATTAA
- a CDS encoding sigma 54-interacting transcriptional regulator produces the protein MRQRIKNLIENEDKKNPLTDEAISSMLNIRREDVTFLRNELKIEDSRQRRKVVLIKAIKDILKEEKTINKNDITRRLNSIGFTVSRFTVIQYLKEIQDSDDLKLDKESGDKKEELNNNRENTDIAFDKLIGSTGSLSTIIKLAKAAILYPPHGLHTIIMGPTGVGKSELAECMYKFAVESSRFPKNAPFIVFNAADYSENPQLLLSQLFGHVKGAFTGADETKEGLVSKADGGILFIDEIHRLPHEGQEILFQLIDKGMVRKLGETKLTNKIDVMIISATSEPIDSHLLNTFKRRIPVTIEIPELVARPLNERFEIINNFFLIEAQRMGANIHIKSDVLKALMLYDCIGNVGQLRSDIQVACARGLLNQLTNKQKEVNISISDVPGYVKQGLMKIRNCRGKIENYVDGDLIIDSNLQGDIEKKNEDIYTFPDEIYKLTERRHIDLLEQGLDFDVINRIVGGELESCIQKYIKQVKKVSISNNLPDISPIVGKYIVELTYEVIKIASQYLSSLEPNLHLCLAVHLKATFERLKEGKVISNAHLKEIIGNYPLEYSVAEKVAQYLKERYNINLPKEEIGIIAIYFKMSSRRDISEQKKIGVLLMAHGRVASSVCEVTNKLLGINHARYLDMPFEKKPEEMIEEATKVIKDIDEGRGVIILVDMGSLSYFGDIISGKTGINIRTISRFDTLLSIEVIRRAVLPDLTIDEIVDEVKSIEPQVKEKVSKYNNTKVDSRKPIILTLCITGLGGACKIKKILEENIRGITEKVDIEPIGMIEYPSLDLEIKQISNDKNVIAIVGTIDPQIANIPFFSLVDINDKVKLNQINNLIDTKQIFEINKKYELSDLIHKEDIFVDLQVKSKEEVLKYMSKRLREKGYVTKNFYKKVVERDNLFPTELSGGIAIPHTDGIDVIRPAISIAILKNSIIWSKNKVKIILLLAVDQKCFNPLNTLLSFIETDEFKQIKNIKDRDFIREMILDGVNANN, from the coding sequence ATGAGGCAAAGAATAAAAAACTTAATTGAAAATGAAGATAAAAAAAATCCTTTAACAGATGAAGCTATTTCAAGTATGTTAAATATTCGAAGAGAAGATGTTACCTTTTTGAGAAATGAATTAAAAATAGAAGATTCAAGGCAAAGAAGAAAAGTTGTTTTAATTAAAGCCATAAAAGATATTTTAAAAGAAGAAAAAACTATAAATAAAAATGATATAACAAGAAGATTGAACAGCATTGGGTTTACAGTATCAAGATTTACAGTTATACAGTATTTAAAAGAGATTCAAGATTCTGATGACTTAAAGCTTGATAAAGAAAGTGGTGATAAAAAAGAAGAACTAAACAATAATAGAGAAAACACAGATATAGCATTTGATAAGCTGATAGGTAGTACTGGTAGCTTAAGTACAATTATAAAACTAGCTAAAGCAGCAATTCTCTATCCACCTCATGGTCTTCATACTATCATTATGGGACCAACTGGTGTTGGAAAGAGTGAGTTAGCAGAGTGTATGTATAAATTTGCAGTAGAATCATCTAGATTCCCTAAGAATGCACCATTTATAGTTTTTAATGCAGCAGACTATTCAGAAAATCCACAGCTTTTGTTATCACAATTATTTGGGCATGTTAAAGGTGCTTTTACAGGAGCTGATGAGACCAAAGAAGGACTAGTATCAAAAGCAGATGGAGGAATATTGTTTATAGATGAAATACATAGATTACCTCACGAAGGTCAAGAAATACTATTTCAATTGATTGATAAAGGGATGGTCAGAAAGTTAGGAGAAACAAAGCTAACAAATAAAATAGATGTAATGATTATTTCAGCAACTTCCGAGCCAATAGATTCTCATTTACTTAACACATTTAAAAGACGTATACCTGTGACAATTGAAATACCAGAATTAGTTGCAAGACCATTAAATGAAAGATTTGAGATTATAAATAACTTCTTCTTAATAGAAGCTCAAAGAATGGGAGCAAACATACATATAAAATCAGATGTATTAAAAGCTCTTATGCTTTACGATTGTATAGGTAATGTAGGTCAACTTAGAAGTGATATTCAAGTAGCTTGTGCCAGAGGACTATTAAACCAACTTACAAACAAACAGAAAGAAGTAAATATAAGCATATCAGATGTACCTGGATATGTTAAACAAGGTCTTATGAAAATTAGAAATTGTAGAGGTAAAATAGAAAATTATGTAGATGGAGACTTAATTATAGACTCAAATCTTCAAGGTGATATAGAAAAGAAAAATGAAGATATATATACTTTTCCAGATGAAATATACAAGCTTACTGAAAGAAGACATATTGATTTATTAGAACAAGGTTTAGATTTTGATGTTATAAATAGAATCGTTGGAGGAGAATTAGAAAGTTGTATTCAAAAATACATAAAGCAAGTTAAAAAAGTTTCTATTAGCAATAATCTTCCAGATATAAGTCCGATTGTTGGAAAATATATAGTAGAGCTAACTTATGAAGTAATCAAAATAGCATCACAATATCTTAGTTCATTAGAGCCAAACTTACATTTATGTTTAGCAGTTCACTTAAAAGCAACTTTTGAGAGATTAAAAGAGGGGAAAGTAATATCAAATGCTCATTTGAAAGAAATAATAGGAAATTACCCATTAGAATATTCTGTAGCAGAAAAGGTAGCTCAATATCTAAAGGAAAGGTATAATATAAATTTACCAAAAGAAGAAATAGGTATAATAGCAATATATTTTAAAATGAGTAGTAGAAGAGATATATCTGAACAAAAAAAGATAGGTGTACTTCTTATGGCTCATGGAAGAGTGGCATCCTCTGTATGTGAGGTTACAAATAAACTATTAGGAATTAACCACGCAAGGTATTTAGATATGCCATTTGAGAAGAAACCAGAAGAAATGATTGAAGAAGCTACTAAAGTAATAAAAGATATTGATGAAGGTAGAGGTGTAATTATATTAGTAGATATGGGCTCACTTTCATATTTCGGAGACATTATCTCTGGAAAGACTGGGATTAATATAAGGACAATATCTAGATTTGACACATTGCTCTCTATAGAAGTTATACGAAGAGCAGTTCTGCCAGATTTAACAATAGACGAAATAGTTGATGAAGTTAAAAGTATAGAGCCACAAGTAAAAGAAAAAGTTAGCAAATATAACAATACAAAAGTAGATTCTAGAAAACCTATAATTTTAACATTATGTATTACTGGGTTAGGAGGAGCTTGTAAGATAAAAAAAATCCTAGAGGAAAATATTAGAGGTATAACTGAAAAGGTTGATATAGAACCTATAGGTATGATTGAATATCCAAGTCTTGATTTAGAGATAAAACAAATAAGTAATGATAAAAATGTAATTGCTATAGTTGGAACAATTGACCCTCAGATAGCAAACATCCCTTTTTTTAGCCTAGTAGATATAAATGATAAAGTAAAATTAAATCAAATAAACAATCTAATTGATACAAAACAAATCTTTGAGATAAATAAAAAATATGAATTATCGGATTTAATACATAAAGAAGATATATTCGTAGATTTACAAGTTAAATCAAAAGAAGAAGTTCTAAAGTATATGAGTAAAAGACTTAGAGAGAAAGGTTATGTGACAAAAAATTTCTATAAAAAAGTAGTGGAAAGAGATAACCTATTTCCTACTGAATTATCAGGTGGAATAGCAATACCTCATACAGATGGAATCGATGTAATTAGACCAGCTATAAGTATAGCCATTTTGAAAAATTCTATTATATGGAGTAAAAATAAAGTAAAAATAATACTTTTATTAGCTGTAGACCAAAAATGTTTTAATCCATTAAACACTCTACTCTCATTTATAGAAACAGATGAATTTAAGCAGATAAAAAACATTAAAGATAGAGATTTTATTAGGGAGATGATATTAGATGGAGTCAATGCAAATAATTAG
- a CDS encoding lipoate--protein ligase, with protein MYYLLNKSTNPYFNLALEEYLFLNEKYNDDIIIIWRNEESIFIGKNQNPYQEIHHDVIEKREIPILRRISGGGTVYHDLGNINISFIQKDRHLHEIDFLEHTKFMQDMLLNLGLDVSITERKDLFLKGKKISGSAQSIKRKNSLYHGTLLYDSDLNKLTKYLNSNKSTESNATKSVSSKVTNIKFLFEKDINYFLDYCVEYLKSNMKNIRELELDEEDIKSIYNLEEDKYKKIEWTYGKTPKFQIVLPLDNESRINIHVNRWKISKFFISYDDNVINMDKLLELNFFKEEIRDSILENYPHYIDLINLIF; from the coding sequence ATGTATTACTTATTAAACAAAAGCACAAATCCTTACTTTAATTTAGCATTAGAAGAATATCTATTTTTAAATGAGAAATATAATGATGATATTATAATCATATGGAGAAATGAGGAATCTATTTTTATTGGCAAAAATCAAAATCCATATCAGGAAATACATCATGATGTTATTGAAAAGAGGGAAATTCCTATTTTAAGAAGAATATCCGGAGGAGGTACTGTTTATCACGATTTAGGAAATATCAATATCTCATTCATACAAAAAGATAGACATCTTCATGAAATAGATTTTTTGGAACATACTAAGTTTATGCAAGATATGCTCTTAAACTTAGGGTTAGATGTATCTATAACCGAAAGAAAAGATTTATTTTTAAAGGGTAAAAAAATTTCAGGCTCAGCACAGTCTATAAAAAGAAAAAATTCTCTTTATCATGGAACTCTTCTTTATGATTCAGACTTAAATAAATTGACTAAATACCTAAATTCAAATAAATCAACTGAATCAAATGCAACTAAATCTGTTTCAAGTAAAGTGACAAATATTAAATTTTTATTTGAAAAAGATATAAATTACTTTTTAGATTATTGTGTTGAATATTTAAAATCTAATATGAAAAATATAAGAGAACTTGAATTAGATGAAGAAGATATTAAAAGTATATACAATCTAGAAGAAGATAAATATAAAAAGATAGAGTGGACATATGGTAAAACACCTAAATTTCAAATAGTGCTACCACTTGATAATGAAAGTAGAATAAATATACATGTTAACAGATGGAAAATATCAAAATTTTTTATTTCTTATGATGATAATGTAATTAATATGGACAAGTTGTTAGAATTGAATTTCTTTAAAGAAGAAATAAGAGATAGTATTTTAGAAAATTATCCACATTACATAGATTTAATTAATTTAATATTTTAA
- a CDS encoding proline--tRNA ligase — MAKNEKQFVEEITKMEDDFPQWYTDVITKTDLVDYAPVKGFMVVKPYGYALWEKMQEFMDKKFKETGHKNCYFPLLIPESLLNKEAEHVEGFAPEVAWVTHGGNKKLEERLCVRPTSETIICTMYAKWLKSYRELPYLYNQWCSVVRWEKSTRPFLRTSEFLWQEGHTLHETAEEAQEETIQQLEVYKALCEELLAMPVIAGQKSESEKFAGGERTYTIEAMMHDGKALQSGTSHFLGQHFTKAFDITFADREGNLANPYHTSWGASTRLIGGLIMTHSDNRGLVLPPRVAPIQVVIVPIAAKKGNVMETVDKIHADLKAKGVTVEVDDRDNYTTGWKFNEWEMKGVPVRIEIGPKDIENNQAMVFRRDTLEKNSMPLEGLADAVYDLFDVIHNDMFEKARKHREDNTSVVENMDEFRKALEEKPGFIKTMWCGDAECEAKIKEETGATIRCLPFEQEKLGHKCVYCGKEADSMVVMAKAY, encoded by the coding sequence ATGGCAAAAAATGAAAAGCAATTTGTTGAAGAAATAACAAAAATGGAAGATGATTTCCCACAATGGTATACAGATGTAATAACTAAGACTGACTTAGTTGATTATGCGCCAGTAAAAGGTTTTATGGTTGTAAAGCCATATGGATATGCTTTATGGGAAAAAATGCAAGAATTTATGGATAAAAAATTTAAAGAAACTGGACATAAAAACTGTTATTTCCCATTATTAATACCAGAAAGTTTATTAAACAAAGAAGCTGAGCACGTTGAAGGTTTTGCTCCAGAAGTTGCATGGGTAACACATGGAGGAAATAAAAAATTAGAAGAAAGATTATGTGTAAGACCTACTTCAGAGACTATAATATGTACAATGTATGCTAAATGGTTGAAATCATATAGAGAATTACCATATCTTTATAATCAATGGTGCTCAGTTGTTAGATGGGAAAAATCAACTAGACCTTTCCTAAGAACATCTGAGTTTTTATGGCAAGAAGGTCATACATTACATGAAACAGCAGAAGAAGCACAAGAAGAAACAATACAACAATTAGAAGTATATAAAGCATTATGTGAAGAATTACTTGCAATGCCAGTTATAGCTGGTCAAAAAAGTGAAAGTGAGAAATTTGCAGGTGGTGAAAGAACATATACTATAGAAGCTATGATGCATGATGGTAAAGCATTACAATCAGGTACAAGTCACTTCTTAGGTCAACACTTTACTAAGGCTTTTGATATTACTTTTGCAGATAGAGAAGGAAACTTAGCTAATCCATATCATACATCTTGGGGAGCATCTACAAGACTTATAGGTGGACTTATAATGACTCATAGTGATAATAGAGGTTTAGTATTACCACCAAGAGTAGCTCCAATTCAAGTTGTTATAGTTCCTATAGCTGCTAAAAAAGGAAATGTAATGGAAACAGTTGATAAAATACATGCTGATTTAAAAGCTAAAGGCGTAACTGTAGAAGTTGATGATAGAGATAACTATACAACTGGATGGAAATTTAATGAGTGGGAAATGAAAGGTGTTCCAGTAAGAATTGAAATTGGACCAAAAGATATAGAAAACAATCAAGCTATGGTATTCAGAAGAGATACTTTAGAAAAGAATTCTATGCCTTTAGAAGGATTAGCTGATGCTGTATATGATTTATTTGATGTTATACACAATGATATGTTTGAAAAAGCAAGAAAACATAGAGAAGACAATACATCTGTAGTTGAAAATATGGATGAGTTTAGAAAAGCTTTAGAAGAAAAGCCAGGATTCATAAAGACTATGTGGTGTGGGGATGCAGAGTGTGAAGCTAAGATTAAGGAAGAAACAGGAGCAACTATAAGATGTTTACCTTTTGAACAAGAAAAATTAGGTCACAAGTGTGTTTACTGTGGAAAAGAAGCAGATAGTATGGTAGTAATGGCAAAAGCTTACTAA